Within the Bradyrhizobium ottawaense genome, the region CCTGCGCGAACCGCGATCATCAGCACGCTGCACCATTCGGCCAGCGCCTCCAGCGTCGGAAAATACTGGTACGGCACGTCGTGCCGGCTACGGCTGAAATAGCCGACTTCGGTCTCGAAGCCGGCGACCCGCGCGGCGATCTTGCGCCCGATCTCGCCCATGCCGTAGACGCCGACCTTGCGGCCGAGCATGCCGGCCTGCGGCCGCATCATCGGCGACGGCTTGAGGCCGGACCAGTTTCCACTGCGCACGTAATCGTCGGCGGCCAGCAACCGCCGCGTGGTGGCCAGCATCAGGGTGACGGCGATATCGGCGACGGAGGCCGCATTCGCCCCCGGGCTGTGGCCCACGGCAATCCCGCGTTTTGCCGCCGCCGCCAGATCGACGCCGTCATAGCCGGTGCCGTAGCAGACGATGGCGCCGAGTTTCGGCATCAGGTCCATCGCCTCGGCGCTGAACGGCGTTCCGCCCGCGGTAAGGACCGCGTGAATGCCGGACAGTTGCTCAGGTGCGAACACGTCATTCGGCCGCTTACCCGCGGTATCCAGGAGTTCGAAGCGTTCGCCGAACCGCACCATCTGGGCTTTTGGGAAACGCGAATAGATCAGCACCTTCTCGGGCATTGTTGTTTCTCTTTCTTCTCCCGTCATGGCCAGGCTTGTCCCGGCCATCCACGTTTTTTTGTCCGTCCACCGTCAAGCAAGACGTGGA harbors:
- a CDS encoding 2-hydroxyacid dehydrogenase; this translates as MPEKVLIYSRFPKAQMVRFGERFELLDTAGKRPNDVFAPEQLSGIHAVLTAGGTPFSAEAMDLMPKLGAIVCYGTGYDGVDLAAAAKRGIAVGHSPGANAASVADIAVTLMLATTRRLLAADDYVRSGNWSGLKPSPMMRPQAGMLGRKVGVYGMGEIGRKIAARVAGFETEVGYFSRSRHDVPYQYFPTLEALAEWCSVLMIAVRAGADTNHAVDAGILKKLGKEGYVVNISRGSVIDEPALIAALTDQTIAGAGLDVYAREPHAPDALTALPNVVLSPHIGGHTLESHVAMQNCVIENLEAYFAGKALPYAV